In Aegilops tauschii subsp. strangulata cultivar AL8/78 chromosome 3, Aet v6.0, whole genome shotgun sequence, one genomic interval encodes:
- the LOC109767691 gene encoding uncharacterized protein, with protein MAMRALALSPSQSSSFGLHQSMPSFKPSSTSPARSVRAYAKADEQEEEKKKVPKQSLFGNITEALDFSQVRSEKDAELLYEARDSIKDEGRMTREQYAALRRKIGGTYKDFFKSYVEVDGEYVEEGWVDKTCKVCKKDTRGEPRQVDNLGRYMHVACAENSKPTNFFSKLFGR; from the exons ATGGCCATGAGGGCTCTCGCGCTTTCCCCGTCCCAGAGCTCCTCATTTGGGCTCCACCAGAGTATGCCCTCCTTCAAGCCAAGCAGCACCAGTCCTGCTAGATCAGTCAGGGCCTATGCGAAAGCGGATgagcaggaggaggagaagaagaaggtgCCCAAGCAGTCCTTGTTTGGGAACATCACCGAGGCGCTGGACTTCTCGCAGGTCCGGTCGGAGAAGGATGCGGAGCTGCTGTATGAGGCCAGGGATTCCATCAAAGATGAAGGAAGGATGACAAGGGAACAG TATGCAGCCCTTCGGAGGAAGATTGGTGGCACCTACAAGGATTTCTTCAAGTCATATGTTGAAG TTGACGGTGAATACGTGGAGGAAGGTTGGGTGGACAAGACCTGCAAAGTTTGCAAGAAAGACACAAGAGGGGAGCCAAGGCAAGTTGACAATCTAGGAAGATATATGCATGTGGCGTGCGCAGAGAACTCGAAACCAACAAACTTCTTTTCCAAGCTCTTCGGCAGATGA
- the LOC109767690 gene encoding protein GRAVITROPIC IN THE LIGHT 1, which translates to MRREGSRSESAMSRLARRNPPTPTEPTARKVKRTPSSLLLRISDICKVHSVGVAPTVGEKLKTNGTATGTAESSEDGAHLKVHPHQASSSDNNDECLSQSSSACCEEEVVEKLLDAISCLKVAYVNLQKAHVPYDPEEIAIAGERFASELEETANLQDLYLNMNEWSDPRYLSHISSRIQEYQDLVMDLQADICKKDSEIGWLRPELDELERKNMELEDKIGRNGSCREGCFTVRKGVSTEVFMDLHERSSKCIHDFAKFIFDWTKVSGWNLGLSTTPIDSHVAYERRADKKYAVEAYFACVMLMADRDDHTSLDSVDCIMSFKDPFDALMTDPDSSFGRYCRAKYLVAVPQSMEDSFFGNLDHRAFVESGGHPRTPFYQKFVRMARYTWALLAVAHSLNPKAEMFYVKSGVQFRKEHMESTPAKIIREEKFSVGFTVMPGFKIGCTVIRCRVYLGKLNAMDF; encoded by the coding sequence ATGAGGAGAGAAGGTTCGCGGTCGGAGTCCGCCATGTCTCGCCTTGCGCGGCGGAATCCTCCGACTCCGACGGAGCCGACGGCGAGGAAGGTGAAGAGGACTCCGTCCAGCCTGCTGCTGCGCATCTCCGACATCTGCAAGGTGCATTCCGTCGGCGTCGCGCCGACCGTCGGTGAGAAGCTCAAGACCAACGGCACCGCCACCGGCACCGCCGAGAGCAGCGAAGACGGCGCGCACCTCAAAGTCCATCCGCACCAGGCGTCGTCCTCCGACAACAACGACGAGTGCCTCTCCCAGAGCTCCTCCGCCTGCTGCGAGGAAGAGGTCGTCGAGAAGCTCCTCGACGCGATCTCCTGCCTAAAGGTGGCCTATGTCAATCTTCAGAAAGCTCATGTGCCGTATGATCCTGAAGAGATCGCGATCGCCGGCGAGCGTTTTGCGTCGGAGCTTGAAGAGACCGCCAACTTGCAGGATTTGTATCTGAATATGAACGAATGGAGCGACCCGAGGTACCTGTCTCATATAAGCTCTAGAATTCAGGAGTATCAGGACCTGGTGATGGACCTGCAGGCTGACATCTGCAAGAAAGACTCTGAAATCGGTTGGCTTCGGCCCGAGCTGGACGAGCTGGAAAGGAAGAACATGGAACTGGAGGACAAGATTGGCCGGAACGGATCGTGCAGAGAAGGATGCTTCACAGTCAGGAAGGGGGTGTCAACTGAAGTTTTCATGGATCTACATGAGCGTTCGTCGAAGTGCATCCATGATTTTGCAAAGTTCATCTTTGATTGGACGAAAGTTTCCGGGTGGAACCTCGGCCTATCGACAACCCCAATCGACAGTCATGTTGCATATGAGAGAAGGGCCGACAAGAAGTATGCTGTTGAGGCCTATTTTGCTTGCGTGATGCTTATGGCAGACAGAGATGACCATACATCCCTGGATTCAGTTGACTGTATCATGAGCTTCAAAGATCCTTTTGATGCTCTCATGACTGATCCAGATTCTAGTTTCGGAAGATATTGCAGAGCAAAGTATCTAGTGGCTGTGCCCCAGAGCATGGAGGATTCCTTCTTTGGAAACTTGGATCACAGAGCATTTGTGGAGAGCGGTGGTCATCCAAGGACGCCATTTTACCAGAAATTTGTGAGGATGGCAAGATACACATGGGCACTACTCGCAGTTGCTCATTCTCTGAATCCCAAAGCTGAAATGTTTTATGTCAAGAGTGGCGTCCAGTTTCGGAAGGAACACATGGAAAGTACTCCAGCCAAGATCATCAGAGAAGAGAAGTTCAGTGTTGGGTTTACAGTCATGCCGGGGTTTAAGATTGGGTGCACTGTCATCAGATGCAGGGTTTATCTGGGTAAGCTTAACGCAATGGACTTCTGA